One Salvia splendens isolate huo1 chromosome 1, SspV2, whole genome shotgun sequence genomic window, CTAAAGAAGTGATGAAAGGAATGTTTGTGCCTAAGTTGAGCGGCCAAGGTGCCACCGGTGATGCCATCGCACTGCTTGGCGCCCTCGTTATGCCGTATGCTACTTTCAATTTCCTTATATACGCTTCACAAATTTTGTTAGGAAATAAACGCACAAGTAATCACGAAGATGAATAAATAAACACACATGAATTGTTTATCAATCTACATTTGGATCCATAGATTTCAGTATGATCTTTTGGAATAACTTATAAAAGAGAAGAGTATATACAGGCTATTCATGAGCCCTAATTCTACTAAACTAATTTACTTTTTGATATAGTATATCACGATGTCAGAATTCAATCATAGGAAAAATTTTTTAGAGGTTGGGAATATTGGTCCAgttaatcaaaacaaaatcacaAGCATTTTAGTTGCGAATTCTTTTTTATTGATAAACAtattttcatcaattttttgCTGCAGGCACAATCTTTTTCTTCATTCTGCTTTAGTACTGACGAGAAAGATACCTAACTCTGTTCGTGGAATCAATGTAAGTATAATATATATAGGttaatagttatttaaataatgaaatttagtcaaaatttgatccattcataaaatttgaaaatggaaAATCTAATCACAATATTTCATCAATTTGCAATATCCCATCTATGTataaaatgaagttttttttattgatgttCAAAACACCGTCATTTCACTgaaataagtattttttttttcttttcttttttcatattttaatgaTACATCATTTTGAGGAATATTTTATATATGGATTAgacaattgagattttttttaataaaaaattaataatctaAATTCAAACCTTAACTTAGCAAAATAGAGCAAGCTTCatgatttatattattgtgGGACCACATCCACTAATTTGTTCCATCAATTTTGCTTCACAATTTTTAAAACTTGCACCATGTCGAAGACATTTAAATTGTGgaggatggagtatataaatgtCAGTAAATGTTAGATAATTAGTTACTATTGTATTTCTATTTCAGGATGCTTGTCGATACTTCTTGATCGAGAGTGGATTTGCCCTTTTTGTAGCTTTTTTGATAAATGTGGCCGTTATTTCTGTGTCGGGAACTGTTTGCTTAGCAGATGATCTCTCAAATGAAAACTCAGATAATTGCAGCGACTTAACACTTAATTCCGCATCGTTCCTCCTCAAGGTTAATTAATTCTCAATATTCATAAGTAAAAACCACCTATATAGTACATGGATAATATATCTAATTTCATTTTGTACTTGATTTTTTCTAGAATGTTTTGGGGAAATCAAGTTCTATCGTTTATGCGATTGCATTGCTGGCCTCGGGCCAAAGCTCCGCTATCACTGGCACCTATGCAGGACAATTCATCATGCAGGTATGATGTAACAAAATATGAGATAACTAAGGTTAAATTGTCAGAAAATCACGAAGTTTGGTTCGTTCGTACCACAACTTTTCATCCAGAAAAACTACGTAGTTTGGGTTTGTTCTGTAATTTTTTAGTGAAATTGTATTTGATATGTCAGCTCGCTGTAAATCATATGTGGACACCACAACTAGTTATTTAAACGATGTCGTACATTCATGAAAAAATGACGGTGTTtggttaaaaatatcaacaatatattatattatacatAGACAATGAAATATTTTGCTATGGGATTAGTTACGAGCCAATCTAaacttatgatttttttttttcatttttaaatggGACGGATCCAGAATTGGTCTACACTGCTTCATGGTTTTTTCGGAAGTTTGTTTAGAAGTTTGTTTATAATTGAAATAGACATTCAATGAAATTGAATTCCTTGTCTATAGGGTTTCTTGGAACTTAGGATGAAGAAATGGATAAGAAATTTGATGACAAGGTGCATTGCAATAACACCAAGTCTAATAGTGTCTATAATTGGAGGATCTTCAGGAGCTGGTCGACTCATCATTATTGCATCGGTTTGTATTACATACATCCTCACAAAAAAATGGAATATAAATCATCTAACACAACAAATTAATGGAATATTACTTATGGAATTGGAATTCAATTTATTACAGATGATATTATCGTTCGAGCTTCCTTTCGCTCTAATCCCACTTCTTAAGTTCAGCACGAGCGCCACCAAGATGGGACCTCACAAGAACTCTATCTACGTAAGTGAATCTAGACCGCTAATAAggtagtcttttgggatgagttctttAGTAATACTAATTTTTGTGCACATGATTATGCAGATCATAGTGTTTTCATGGATCCTAGGGCTGGGGATCATAGGCATCAACATCTATTATTTGAGCACTGCATTTGTGGGTTGGCTTATAAGCAATGACTTGCCAAAAGTGGGGAATGTGTTCATTGGAATCGTAGTGTTTCCTCTTATGGCAATCTATATTATCTCAGTCATCTATCTCATGTTTCGAAAGGATAGAGTTGTGACATTCATCGACCCCACCAAGCCGGACGTGATTGCCCAAGCCGGTCGGATGGAAAATGGGCATCAAGGAGGAGTTGAGATGCAGAATCCACCATATAGAGAAGATCTAGCCGATATCCCATTGCCCAACTAGACATCTTCTGATGCTGGTGCTAGTGTTTGTATTGGTGATTGTGCTTCGttatattttgaaaaaagttgTAGCATAAATGAAGTGGCGTGAATCATATTAGTTTAATGTTCTATGCTCCCATTTTTGGGCTcctttcatgtgtaaaacacAGTTTGATTGAATAAGAAAGGGAAAGTTTTGTtgtttagtagtagtagtaatttattgAGTTTTAGTAAATTATTAAAGTATGTTTACTTGTACTTTCATATTGTAGTAAATCCTTTCTTCAGATCATCGTGTTTTACTGTTTTCATAATTGAATTTCTTGTAATCAGGAATTGAGACGTGGTTTCATGAATAAAGTTGTTCCATTTGATCATCACATACGTATGAAAACGACGACGTATAGCCAGTCGTTCGGAAGGTTCTTTCAAATACAAATGGAGCTATTAATTAAGGGTGTGTTTGGTTGTAGTGAAAGCCTCTACAAATATTTGCATGAAAgtggagtttttttttatttttaaatgaacataaatttaaagaccGTGCCGCTGAGGACTCGAACTCGAAACCTTTGGAGTTTTCTTAAACTCTGTGTTAGTGGTTTTTCCATATTTATGGTGTTTTGAATATGAGATTGGGCTTTTGAAATTGTGTTTGGTTAATTGGCGGGTTCCGTTTATAGGAAAAGTGAAGCTAGAGGAGCGGAGGAGGAAATAGCCCTTTAATTACATAATCTTCTACAAATTTACAAAGTAGATATTTTGCTGTTTTTTTTTCAGACGTCCAATGCATATAGGCCGTATTTAGTTTGTTAAACAAGATAGTCAtgaataaatcaaaataaagttTGTCTAAGATTAAATTAGTCATAGCATGAAATGTAATTTTGGCAATGTGGAgatgttaaggatgaagttccttaactcgtagattttacgtcgaacgtcgcggaagcttttgcccgtcgatcaatccggcgtcaaaattagggttttgtgtgttttgcacgtttgaaaggaaagagaataagagaaaataaaatagaaggataattgatatttcttgaattatAGAACTAAAGAAccatgtccactatttataatagtggatactaacttaatgagcaagacaaaagatatgaaaaagatatgaaaatccataattaactaactaaataattataataataatagccgtatcaactcccccacggttgaaatccactttgtcctcaaggtgggcaccatgaagcaacgatgagtgtcgaggaatcctcctgggtcaaacataTACCGAATAGTTGAGTGTCTCCCTGCAGCAATGCAtccatgaatgctcaagcataaagtgtcattttgcggaggaatcaaccgggcatcggcgtcgagcgatgttgatcgatgattcatacttgcgaCAACTCTTACATGAGATGAATCACTCAATAATTTCAGCGATGCGTTGTCCACAATGGAACTACCCAAACCAATCTGGACTTGGGGAATCTTGAATCGAGAAGCATTCAATTGTCGCGCGCACTGAATCTCGATGCAACCGTGAACCGGTTTCTCTTTACGTGCGGAATCCGGACTGGacttctctatcttctcaacCTTCTCAACTACACCAAAACGAGAAGAAGAATGTAGAATCTTCTCCGAAGAATCATCAAATCCTTCCTCGACTCGATCACAGTCAAGAATCACAATCTCTTTCTTATTGCACTCTAAAACATTCCCAACTAAAGTCTTGGACAGAGCATACGGCGGCTCGAGGGCGGTATCGGGAAGCAGCGCAAAGGGTGGTGGTGTTGTACTCGACTGCTGCGGTGGAGCCAATGAGTCATAGGGGACTAAATCCGAAGGCCCCGGTGAAGCCTTGCTATTTCCTGATGGAGGAAGGTGCTTAACGAGGTCCCCAAACCCAAAAATTTGAGAGCCGTATGGCTGCGCAGGTTCAGGCAGCTCGGGAGGAAGCATGTTGTCGATGCGTCGGTCGGCTGCAACAAGGTGAGACTCCATCCTGTAGCAAGCTTCCAACAATTGTTGAAGTTGTGAGAGAGTCAGATGTGCCGTggtggtggctggacaaggtGGCTGCGGCGCGGGTTGATTCCATCCTGAGTTATGGTTGGGGGGCAGCGGATGATCGTATGCCGAGACCTCGTGGAAGGGGCGTTGTCCCGTTGTCTCCCAGTAGGCAGGTGGATCCCAACTAGTGGGTTGTCTGAGCGCGGTGTGGTGTGGCTGCTGAGGCGGTTGATA contains:
- the LOC121797149 gene encoding metal transporter Nramp5-like, which produces MASLQQGSGCGNSNRIVAVAETPPPGGDWAAGNKEFGQEEEVQQKPGWKKFLQHVGPGFLVSLAYLDPGNLETDLQAGANHGYELLWVILIGLVFALIIQSLAANLGVSTGKHLAEHCKAEYPIFVKYCLWILAELAVIAADIPEVIGTAFALNILFKIPVWVGVVCTGCSTLLLLALQRYGVRKLELLIAMLVFIMAACFFGELSYVQPPAKEVMKGMFVPKLSGQGATGDAIALLGALVMPHNLFLHSALVLTRKIPNSVRGINDACRYFLIESGFALFVAFLINVAVISVSGTVCLADDLSNENSDNCSDLTLNSASFLLKNVLGKSSSIVYAIALLASGQSSAITGTYAGQFIMQGFLELRMKKWIRNLMTRCIAITPSLIVSIIGGSSGAGRLIIIASMILSFELPFALIPLLKFSTSATKMGPHKNSIYIIVFSWILGLGIIGINIYYLSTAFVGWLISNDLPKVGNVFIGIVVFPLMAIYIISVIYLMFRKDRVVTFIDPTKPDVIAQAGRMENGHQGGVEMQNPPYREDLADIPLPN